One window of Biomphalaria glabrata chromosome 6, xgBioGlab47.1, whole genome shotgun sequence genomic DNA carries:
- the LOC106063090 gene encoding uncharacterized protein LOC106063090 isoform X1: MPIDIHICGHVCTNMDENVAKVRDSVAHSSAEGSRPTERDKFLALKNDKKKKSKERFFLKRTIKDDVIKDVIRESQVRTKASSHDTTTLSIQEKMKVNSHSVSGSTSETSEESSTETSNNLANSVASPPEDRSAQLTEDPQSSQVPNSCHGEYAGIPALKKVRQSCTIS, from the exons ATGCCAATCGAT atTCATATCTGTGGTCATGTTTGTACTAATATGGACGAAAATGTGGCTAAAGTCAGGGATAGCGTGGCTCATAGTTCTGCTGAAGGTTCAAGACCTACTGAGAGAGACAAGTTTCTAGCACTCAAAAAtgataagaaaaagaaatccaAGGAACGTTTCTTCCTAAA AAGAACAATCAAAGACGATGTCATCAAGGA TGTCATCCGAGAGTCACAGGTAAGAACTAAGGCGTCGTCGCATGATACAACAACCCTGTCCATCCAAGAGAA GATGAAAGTAAATTCCCACTCAGTATCCGGATCCACTTCAGAGACTTCGGAAGAGTCAAGCACAGAAAC ctcGAATAATCTTGCAAACAGTGTGGCCTCACCACCTGAGGACAGGTCAGCTCAACTTACGGAAGATCCACAGTCTTCTCAAGTCCCTAACTCATGTCATGGCGAATATGCAGGAATACCTGCTTTGAAAAA AGTGAGACAAAGCTGTACTATTAGCTAA
- the LOC106063090 gene encoding uncharacterized protein LOC106063090 isoform X2 encodes MPIDIHICGHVCTNMDENVAKVRDSVAHSSAEGSRPTERDKFLALKNDKKKKSKERFFLKRTIKDDVIKDVIRESQVRTKASSHDTTTLSIQEKMKVNSHSVSGSTSETSEESSTETVASPPEDRSAQLTEDPQSSQVPNSCHGEYAGIPALKKVRQSCTIS; translated from the exons ATGCCAATCGAT atTCATATCTGTGGTCATGTTTGTACTAATATGGACGAAAATGTGGCTAAAGTCAGGGATAGCGTGGCTCATAGTTCTGCTGAAGGTTCAAGACCTACTGAGAGAGACAAGTTTCTAGCACTCAAAAAtgataagaaaaagaaatccaAGGAACGTTTCTTCCTAAA AAGAACAATCAAAGACGATGTCATCAAGGA TGTCATCCGAGAGTCACAGGTAAGAACTAAGGCGTCGTCGCATGATACAACAACCCTGTCCATCCAAGAGAA GATGAAAGTAAATTCCCACTCAGTATCCGGATCCACTTCAGAGACTTCGGAAGAGTCAAGCACAGAAAC TGTGGCCTCACCACCTGAGGACAGGTCAGCTCAACTTACGGAAGATCCACAGTCTTCTCAAGTCCCTAACTCATGTCATGGCGAATATGCAGGAATACCTGCTTTGAAAAA AGTGAGACAAAGCTGTACTATTAGCTAA